ataaagtaatgagcagaaatgatacagagctggtgtagtgagtagcctatgacaggcgtcttgtctcctttataaagtaatgagcagaaatgatacagagctggtgtagtgagtagcctatgacaggcgtcttgtctcctttataaagtaatgagcagaaattatacagagctggtgtagtgagtagcctatgacaggcgtcttgtctcctttataaagtaatgagcagaaatgatacagagctggtgtagtgagtagcctatgacaggcgtcttgtctcctttataaagtaatgagcagaaatgatacagagctggtgtagtgagtagcctatgacaggcgtcttgtctcctttataaagtaatgagcagaaatgatacagagctggtgtagtgagtagcctatgacaggtgtcttgtctcctttataaagtaatgagcagaaatgatacagagctggtgtagtgagtagcctatgacaggcgtcttgtctcctttataaagtaatgagcagaaatgatacagagctggtgtagtgagtagcctaTGACAGGTGTCTTGTTACTGAGGGTTCTGTTTGACCTGTGTCCTGTCCTGGCCAGGGGTGTGTCGAGTACAGAGTTTGAGTACCTGGAGGCGCTGTGCAAGTCTGTGGTGAAGGAGAAACAGCCCTTCGAGAGGCTGGAGGTCAGCAAGGAGACCCTACTGAAGATGTTCAAGGTGAGATGAGGACCTCTGCACTACATTGGCATCTCTCCACCCTCTGGTGAAAGATTGTAGCTCGattatataatgtgttatagAGGTTTCTTTTTCATTGGGGTTGTGAGTAGATCGGCAGCAATTGGTATTTATTTTTTTCCTATCTGTTTTGCGTCCATATTTTCAGTACAACAAATTCAAGTGTCGCATTCTGAATGAGAAAGTCACCACACCCACTACAACAGTCTACAGGTAAGCAGCTCTTGATGTTTAGTTGTAAATCACTGAATATTATTTGGTGTACAGAAACTATTCAGAAGACTGGTTTAACATGTTGGTGAAGAACAAAAATAGGACTGCACTCCGGTAAATTAACTTAAATTTAAATGTTTATTGCTGCACGAATGTTTCGGGTATGAGCCCTTCAGCGTGCAAGGCAATTAGCAATCAATGTCACACCAAGAAGACCACACAGGTGGGCATAATTATAAATTCAGCCAGTATTGGCCCAATCAAGAGATCCCAGCAGAGGGAGCTGTGGGGAAAACATGACAATCAAATAGAGATCTATAGACATGCAATACAAATACATGATGTCATTACCTACATTTTTAGCATATTTATAACCTactacaaaaaaaaaagaaaaagaccATTCCTCATTAAAGGCCTGCTGGGGAAAGAGTGGCCAAGCTGTCTATCCAATATGTCTCTCAGTGGAGAGGTAATTGATTTCTATCTCCTATCCTATGTGGCGCTTTCATCAATTCAATGCCCATATAAAGTAAGGCACTTAAGTTCATGATTATTGCTGTTGAAATTTCTGGCAACAGGTAATTATTTTTCCATCGTGGTTTCGAATGGAGCTCTTATGCTCACATATCATTGTCTTAAGTTCATGTTTGGTCTTACCCACAACATTAAAGTCACAGGAACACACTTAAGTAGATGTACAACATATTTTGTGTTACATGCTATTCTACCTCAAACCTTTATCCTCCCACTCGAATGGGGATGGATAAGAGTTCCCTCTGATCATGGCATAACAGTGGACAGTTGTGACAAGGAAACTGCCATCAGGAATGATAGAGATGAAATGCAATTTGAGTCAAATTTGAGTCTCTTATAGCCAAACCTCGGGCGGGAttcaaactagaggtcgaccgatttaatcggaatggccgatttcaagttttcataacaatcggaaatctgtatttttgggcaccgatttgccaattttttaaatttttttaatacattttacctaactaggcaagtcagttaagaacacattcttattttcaatgataacccaccgtttctaggctaactgccttgttcaggggcagaacgacagattttcaccttgtcagctcgggggatccaatcttgcaaacttacagttaacaagtccaacgcaataacgacctgcctctctctcgttgcactccacaaggagactgcctggtacgcgaatgcagtaaaccaaggtaagttgctagcattaaacttatcttgtaaaaaaaaacaatcaatcataatcactagttaactacacatggttgatattgctagatattatctagcgtgtcctgcgttgcatataagtatctgactgagcggtggtaggcagaagcataaacattcattcaaacagcactttcgtgcgttttgccagcagctcttcgttgtgcgtcaagcattgcgctgtttatgacttcaagcctatcaactcccgagatgaggctggtgtaacggaagtgaaatggctagctagttagcgcgcgctaactagagggacggaagctatactgttacactggaaatactaaagtgcctgtaagaacatccaatagtaaaaggttaatgaaatacaaatggtatagagggaaatagtcctataattcctataataactacaacctaaaacttcttacctgtgAATATTGAAGACCAGCtatcatatgttctcatgttctgagcaaggaactgaaacgttagctttcttacatagcacatattgcacttttactttcttctccaacactttgtttttgcattatttaaaccaaattgaacatgtttcattatttatttgaggctaaatgtaatttattgatgtattatattaagttaaaataagtgttcattcagtattgttgtaattgtcattattataaataaaataaaaaattgtccgattaatcggtatcggcttttttggtcatccaataatcggtatcggcgttgaaaaatcataatcggtcgacctctaattcaaACGGCTTTACCAAAGCTAGGGTCGCTGCGTAATATATGCAAATGTCTATTAACCACTTCCTTGATCGATCTTGAAATGGGACTGAAGGTCAACACAAAATTTGTGAATCCTTCACATAAATCTTTGTAATGTACATCAAATTCTAAATCGGTCACAAATGTGCCTAATGCGAGGGAtttgtctataatatattatggaATTTGAAGACCCTCACTGGTCCATGCCCTGCTAAAATTAGTTTTCTACTGTTTTAGATGTGGGCCTCTGATTGACCTGTGTCGTGGGCCCCATGTAAGACACACAGGAAAGATTAAAGCCTTGAAGATCTACAAGGTATGTGATGCACACACAGACTACAATATCCAATCACTTCTTAAGGTGAAAAACAGTGTCGTAGTATCTCCACTCCATTCCTGTAATATTGACAGAACTCTTCTACGTACTGGGAGGGCCGTTCAGACATGGAGACCCTTCAGCGTATCTACGGCATCTCCTTCCCAGACTCCAAGATGCTGAAAGAGTGGGAACGCTTTCAGGAGGAGGCTAGGAACAGAGACCATCGGAAGATTGGAAAGGTTAGTCCTCACTGTGGGGGGGTCACTTTGGGGTTTGACTGTGGAAGACAACAAGTTGGTTTTAGGTGTTTTGGTTTTCTGAACACAGCCATTGAAATAGACCCTCAATTAATATAATGATATATTATGTTCATAtatactgatcaaaaatataaatgtaacatgcaacaatttcaaagttaTTGTTGAATTacatttcatataaggaaatcggtcaattgaaataaatgaatgattctctaatctatggatttcacatgactgggcaggggcgcagccatggatgTGACTGGGAGGGCAGAGGTCCACGAACTGGCCCATCCAATCAAATaattttttcccccacaaaagggcttcattACAGACAAATACTTTTTGGGGATATTTTATTtaaactcatgaaacatgggaccagcactttacatgttgcgtttttatatttttgttcagtgtattttagCGGTCAGTTCGGCTGGTGGCTAGACCTTCGCTTGGAGAATAATAGAAAATAGTGGAAATAGTACTGTTTGGCCATTTTGAGACTCCGTAGCCAGTATACACCTCCAAATTTTCAGAATGGATCTAGGAAAACTAAAGAAATCTGTTATTAATTTTGACGTTTTTGCAGAGGAGATCTTGGttgcgcaattttacatctaactaagatgttttggtgcagtgtttctcaataaaaaaaaatacataaaaacgAGTCATCTCTAGTTGAATGACGacagactttattgaagaatccttAAAGTTGACCACTCATGGACGAAGGGGCGTATACTTTGGCTTTCGAAGTTCGGCTGCCCTCGAAAAAATGTTGTGTGCCTGAACAGCCGAAAAAACCCGTACCGAACTCCAAAACTAACACAAACATAATATCTGTGTGGATGCTTTAAGCTCTGTGTGCTTACTGTTGTTGCTTGGTTGTTCCTGTGGGCGGTGCTGTGTGTCTAACTGCATGATGTATCAGTGAGTCATACTATGACCAGCTCCAGCTGGTCCTCAGGCAGGCTGGATCTATCCTCCCTGCGGGAGACACAGATGGCAGCAGCCCCACAGCCTGGCCACAACTGATTACAACACTGATCTCTATATTAAACCATGGAGTCATTGCtgcttttattttcattgttgtTATCCAGGGGGACAAAGTGTAAAGTAAATTTTAAACATGTTACTCCTATGATGGTGTGATCCTTTTCATTTAGAAGTTGACGGTTTAGAAGTAAAGGACATGTCTGTGGGTGTCGTTCATGGACAGATTTGCTGTCATTTGATTTAACATGTTCCCAACAGAGAGGAGAAGCTGCCTCACTATCTTTAACTGTCAATCTGTGAAGTCTTTAAGCttcctctctgtttgtctctactGTACAACAGGAGCAGGAACTGTTTTTTTTCCATGACCTGAGCCCTGGCAGCTGCTTCTTCCTCCCGCGTGGAGCCTACCTATACAACACACTCACTGACTTCATCAGGGTAAGACGAGACCAACCAGCCTCAACCACCTACACCTGGTCACAGCCAAAAGACAGAGAAGCAATCTGTCCATCTTCTGCCAAGATACAACAATACCCACCTGTAGAATTTCCAATTACAGCATGTTCATGGACTACTTTGATGCTTTGTAACTGAAAGAATGCTGAAGTTAAGTACCACTCAGTCTTGCTGTGATCTGGTGAATGTACTTTGCAGGAGGAATACTGTAGAAGAGGTTTCCAGGAGGTGGCCTCTCCTAATATCTATAACAGTAAGCTGTGGGAGACTTCTGGCCACTGGCAGCACTACAGCGACAACATGTTCTCCTTCCCAGTGGAGCAGGACGTCTTTGCACTGAAGCCCATGAACTGTCCTGGACACTGGTAGGTACATTCATTGGTTATTGGGACAATTTCCCGGACATGTGTCAAGCCTGGTcctggacaacaacaaaaaaaactctgtggccttgtggttagtgtcctCCCTGAGATTGGAAGGTTCAGTTTAATCTCCGGCCAAGTTATACCAAAAACGGTAAACATGGGACCCAATGTGTCTGCTTGGAACTCAGCATTAGGAGATAAATTGGGGGTAAGGCCCCACCATAGACTAGCGTCGTCTCCATTGCGTGTACTtctacatcaagctgcctcaatATCGCAATATCTATCAGGGAAATATCCATGGCTATAATAGCTACAAACTTTTAGTTACATTGATTTCTCCTGCAGAAACAGGAGATGCAAGGCTACTTGATTACTTACTAAACTAAAAACCATGCTCAATGGAGAATATCCACTGAAATGACTTTACTCCAAGACTAGGCTTAACCTTTGTCTGGGAAAGGTGTTATGTTATTGGTTAATATGAAGGTATGATGGTTTATAAGGAAGGGACTATCCAAGCATTTATGTAACCTTAACTTCTCCCATTGCTTCAACTGCATATCTTCTCATCCATCACCCTCTTTTTCTGTCCACCTTCTCCTGGATCCTCCCATCCTCTTCTTTCTCAGTCTGATGTTCAGCCACAGACCTCGGTCGTGGAGGGAGCTGCCTCTGAGACTGGCTGATTTCGGGGTGCTCCATAGGAACGAGCTATCAGGGACACTGACCGGCCTTACGAGGGTGCGCCGCTTCCAACAGGATGATGCTCACATCTTCTGCACCATGGAACAGGTAGGTGaccagaccagctatagctattGAAGAGGAACATCTTATTAAAGTAGCTTcgtaccagggttggggtcaatttcaAATCAGGAAGTAAATGGACATTTCTGTTCCAATTTTCataattgtttttaaaaatggAATTGACCACATCCCTTCTGGGTACTTAACCTCCTTGCCATTCAGATGACCCCTCTgtattccctttctctctcctgcagATTGAGTCTGAGATGAAGGGCTGTCTGGACTTCCTCCGCTGTGTCTATGACGTCTTTGGCTTCTCTTTCCAGCTGCACCTTTCAACCCGTCCAGAGAAGTACCTAGGAGATATCACTGTCTGGAACCAGGCTGAGAAGGTACAATTAAACATGCGTGTCCATAAAATATTCCTGAAATGTTGCATAAGGAAACACAATTTTAAAGAAAGAAATGACCCAGGATATATTTGAATTGTATGTTAATTGATTCCCTCTGTTTGAAAGCAACTGGAGAACAGCCTGAATGAGTTTGGGGAGCCATGGAAACTAAACCCCGGAGACGGTGCTTTCTATGGGCCCAAGGTTTGTATTACAGCACCTGATATTTCCTTGCTATACATTTTCTTCACCCCTGCAATTAAATAAGGTATAGAATTCTCAGGAAATCAATGTAATTAAAGGTTTGTAGCTATTATAGCCATGGATATTTCCCTGATAGATATTGCATTCCCCCTTCAATGAAATAAGGTCTAAAACTCTCAGGGAGGAAAACCATGTAATACTTTTGTTGTGCCATTTCAGATTGACATTAAGATCAAAGATGCTATTGGCCGGTATCATCAATGTGCAACCATTCAGCTGGACTTCCAGCTTCCTATCCGCTTTAACCTGACCTTTGTGGGGTGAGTGAGTCACCTAATCAAACTAGTCGTGACACAATGCTGAGTCTGTATCCTGTTATAGGAATCAAGTTTAGTCATTAATCCCTCCTTCAGTACGAGTTCTTACCTGAGAACTTTTGTACTAGACAGTTGATTTAAAAGTCCTTTAAAGTTGGATTTTTAATTAGGTAGagaacattatgaagctgtaaaTAACTATAAATTATATTCAAAAAGATGTTTGACTGGTAAGACATCTTGATAAGACTAACTTCTACAAATAAGGTTAAATACGTAGTTATAATTGAGCATGAAGTGGTGCTGTGACTGATATTGATGTTGAATCCTGTGACATGCAGAAAGGATGGGGATGACAAAGCGAGACCGGTCATCATCCACCGGGCCATTCTGGGCTCTGTGGAGAGGATGATAGCCATCCTCACTGAGAACTACGCTGGGAAATGGTGAGTAGCAAAGAGGACCAATGAATTTGTTGAGTGTTACATAAGATGCAATCATAGACTGGAAAATAAgtcatagatagatagatgtagatGTTTTTTCTGCTCTTAAATGTCTtcactatgtgtgtgtatatagtgttttGATTTGCTACTTATCCAGCCATATTGTGTTTCTTCTCCAGGCCCCTCTGGCTGTCCCCACGTCAGGTGATGTTTGTACCTGTCAACCCTACCTGTGAAGAATATGCCAAGAGGGTAACCCTAGCCTTCTATTTCTCAAACTTGTCTTCCTTTCATATTTCTACAGTTTATGATCAGGGCCGGATTAAGAAATCATAGGCCCTCCCCCTTCCCGGCACACAACTTTCTGTAAACAAATCTGTGTACCAAAATGCAAGTTGAATGCGTGGTAAATTTAGTGTTGAAGAAAAAGCCTCTTTATAATAGTCATAATAACGTTTGTCATGTGGCATAGGCTACAGTTGAGCAGAGGCATTTTTAGGATTTCCACACAGTGACAACATTATTTTTTATCAGGGTCTGAAAAAAATCTGCCTTTTACATGACAGAAGACAACTGAATCTTTTTTAATACCGCACAAATGACCAAAATGAGTGGCTACTCTGACAAACTGAGATCATGCCGGTCTTGAATTCAAACAATAACCCAGGCCAATGAAGCGACACACAGATTGTATAATATTAggaggaaataaataaataaagtaggcTTCTAAATAACATATCCAGTGACTCAACTAATGAAGATTAAACCATAAGCTACTCACAGTGATTGGCTATTGCCATGACGAGCACATCGGCTATCTCAAGATGAGCTACTTTGAAAAACAGTGCTGCTGTTCGCATACAATTAGGAGTTGAGAATAATTTATTTGTATTGGTTCTACAgattagtcttctcttttcagcagtagGCAAACTATGTTTTTCCAGCAATTGTATTTTGAAATCTGCAAAAGGCAAACTGACAGCTGCAACCAACCATAaaaatataatccatagatggcaGTTCCCATTAGTCAGGACTGGCATCCATTgctagtgtacccatgagtttaacagtcaaattgccagggtaaGAGGTTATAAACCCCTTCTATGGATTATATGTCTATGGCCACAATGCAAAAAGCTGTATATTTGGTGCGCATGCTGACCAAACTGCAGCCTTCCTGACTGTAGGCATACCGGTAaataccaaaataaaggaaacacttcagTAAACAAGAGATtcggtttggtttggtttggtttggggTGCAGTTTCTTTTTCATGGTTTATGTCCACTTGTaaaatctatgccaaggcgcattgaagctgttctggcagcttaTGGTGGCGCAACACActtattaagacactttatgttggtgtttcctttattttcgCAGATACCTGAATGTGCATGTGATAAAAATAAATCctgttattttttaaaactattgaTCCTCTATGGCTGAATTATGCTCTGTGCTGTATTTTAAAACATTGAGAGCAGCTCCTGTGTTTGGATAAAGTAtaatttaaagaaaaaaaataggGGCGTggaccagtcagtatctggtatgaccaccatttgcctcatccaGTGCGACATCTCCTTTGCGTAGAATTAATCAGtcagttgattgtggcctgtggaatgttgtcccagtcttcttcaatggctgtgcgaagttgctggatgttGGCCGGAACTGGAACACTGTCGTACATGTAGATCCAGAGCATCTCAAACATGCTCAGtgggtgagtatgcaggccatggaaagcCTTTAGTCCCCAGCACGAGGtggacctgtgtaatgatcatgctgtttaatcagcttctgtCAGGTGGAtcaattatcttggcaaaggataaatacTAACAGGGATTTACAGAATTTGAGaaactttttgtgcgtatggaaaatgtcttgatcttttatttcagctcgtgaacatgggaccaacactttatatgttgcgtttgatatttttcttcagtgtaatattattatttttaaatgccTCTTACAGGCTTGGGCCCAGCCCTGTCTCACCCAATTGaccagtcacatttatttatGCAGTTACCCAATAAAGGCAGGGGCCCCCAGTTACCCACATGGGCCccttacctcctctccttccccgtcTGTCAGAGCGGCAGCAGCAGGCTGTCAACACTTATTGAGAGCGGGCTGATGAGTCCTATTGTGGTTGGCAGTTGtagtaaatatattttttaaatgatgcATGTATAATATACTCAGTATATTTTCTttgtttttgtttaaaaaaatatttgcctcttcttttttacctttatttaaccaggcaagtcagttaagaacaaattcttattttcaatgacggcctaggaacagcgggttaactgcctgttcagggtcggaacgacagatttgtaccttgtcaactcggggtttgaacttgcaaccttccggttactagtccaacgctctaaccactaggctaccctgccgcccttgGGGCCCCCCATGGGCCTGGGCCCAGGGGCTTCAGTGCCGGGAAGCCCCTGAATTTAGCTGGCCCTGTTCATGATGCTGCACATTCATCATTGTCTATGAACCTGCATGTCTGTTGCCAGTTCCATTTTATCAGTTCATCTTTGTCATTTTTTTACTGAGTGGTAATTCTGTCCTTCAGATGTGTAAACAGTTTGTGGAGGCTGGATTCATGGCAGACGCTGATCTCGACTCCAGTTGCCTCTTAAACAAGAAGATCCGCAATGCCCAGTTAGCCCAGTACAACTTCATCCTGGGTAAGAAGGATTACTatagtagattttttttttaggcATTCATATATTCATGACTTTCACTATCACAATGTTTCCTAGTAAATCCCCTCAGATATTTTCAGATTTCTTTCAGCTGCCAAAAACATGATTTGTATTCATCACTACTGAAATGTTGTTGAAAATGCAAATGTGTTAGGgcagctgtgtgtgttgtgatttGGCTGTGTGGGGACTATGAGCTACTTTGTGCTTTGTGTCTTGGCAGTGGTCGGTGAGAAAGAGAAGCTGACTAACAGCGTGAACGTACGTACGAGGGACAACAAGGTTCATGGAGAGCTGTCTGTCTCTGAGGTGCTGGCTCGCCTGACCCTGTTGAAAGAGTCACGCTGCCGGAATGCTGAGGAGGAGTTCTGAGGAGAGAGAATTTTCTTTCACAAAAGAATAACAAATTCAAGAGGTCTGTGTTAGAAGTATAAACATGGAAAGGGGTAGATTAAATGTATTGATATGTTtgaaaatataatatattttctACTCACTCGACAGACCCTTTCTGTATCGTGGGTAGTTTAATATGAATGTTTGATTGTCTAATCAATTTGAAAGAATAGTGCAGGAAGTGAGAAACGATATTGGGGATCATGTATTTGGTACAGTAGTGCAGGGTTTcctaaacatgttttttttgccATAGCACCACACAACCAATTTATCAATTTATTTGAATCAgctatttgaatcagctgtggcaaaaaccaaaacgtgcactcATAGGGGGGCCCCAgcaccgagtttgggaaaccctgcaaTAGTGTATGAAAGACCATGCAataatctatatatttttttaacactaATCTGAAGGATAGAATGTGGAGATGTCATGAGAATATTATTTATTGGGTTGTTGAAAGAAGGTTGCAATGTAAGCCAAATAACACTTGAGAAATATTAAATAAAATAATGATGTAGCTCTGTCCTCTTGTTGGATTGTATCTTGGAATAAAATACTGCCTCAACGTTTTGCCTCTCCTTCATTATCTTATTATTCATTGGAGATTAAAGTAATTTTTATCATTATTCTTCAtctgacaaaaaaaaacacatttgaccCTGTTGAGGTCTCTGCTCTTGAATAATCTTGATGTCAAGAAGTAAATTCATGCGTCCCCTTTAAATTGCCCACATTTGTGGGTGGGTCATTGGTATTGAAGTTGATTTACGTTAGCACAATGGCTACAGTCAGTCAGATTTGGTCATTTGAGAGAAGACGCTGCCTAAAAGCCCATGGAATCATAATATTGTTATTTTTGGATCCATGTTTGCATTGTGTAAATGGTAAGGCTATGTATATCCCAGGGCTAGGCTTCATCTGGGATTATTTTTTTCGATGCTAGTTAGCTAGCACAGTGGTTAGCTGGCGTAAGGCAttacattagctagctaataaGAACGTATGGCTAACATCCACACAATGGTAGACCGCAGGTCTATACAGACGCCTGACAGACAATTTACTGATCCTACTGTAATTTATCTGgcaagctagctaactaatgTACAATTGCTCCAGCAAGCTGTGTTTATTACCTTGTTAGCTATAACTGCTAGCTACATGATGCGCCAACCCCCTCTGTCTTCCAGGGTACCTGAGCTCCCCACACGTGGGCCAGGAGCCCCCTTACAGCCGAGATGCTCAGCCAGTCATCACCAGCCCGGTGGTTCCTGCTCCATCATCTGGTAAAATCTCCTCCCCGGCCTCGACCCATGGGATGTTTTTATCATGTTGACACTGACAGCGCCTCTTTGGTATGCAGTTACTGAAGTCCATGGGACAACCTATAATCTTGTGAATTATTTTGCAGCATCTCCAACTGATTCAGACAGCTATGCTTCCAAATGCCCCAGTGGGGGTCAATGCAACAGACTGCCTGCTGACTGCATCAACTGCAGCTATCATCACAACTGTAGCTATGGCAAACCAGCATCTTTCTCTTGCAAGGCCAAGAGAGGAGTCCACTGCACAGTGAGTTAATTTTGCCAGTTGCACACAGAATGTTCTTGACAAAGAACAAGGAGCTCCATTTACAAAGAAAGTATGTAACTGTAGCACTTTGTCATTGTAATGTTGATGCTTCAGTATGCTGTTTATTATTCTCTGCTTGCAGGTGGAGTCGGGGAAGCAGCAGACCAACTTCTCCCTGTCCATCACGTGCCAGTTCTGCTGGCAGCTGGACCTGTCTCAGTACAGGTGCtccaactcaaccagctgtatgaCCGTTGCCTGCCCTCGCAAACGCTACAACGCCACCTGCCAAGTACTGGACCACGTACAC
This genomic interval from Oncorhynchus keta strain PuntledgeMale-10-30-2019 chromosome 2, Oket_V2, whole genome shotgun sequence contains the following:
- the LOC118360621 gene encoding threonine--tRNA ligase 1, cytoplasmic; its protein translation is MKENSNLKMAECMAARLTAQEEQIELLTREFSLLRDGLNGGPEVASIIASSPELESLRSENEKLKFRLVHLRRGFQEELALEGQGKGGTNKGQEKKTGKEQQQPKNRNYDNNKAAIHETKPVVDKNNKKEKPEKAQGGCSSRELKPWPGYISERMQLYEELKKESDALLARRAADSQPITVELPDGCRVEGQAWVTTPYQLACGISQGLADNAVISQVNGDLWDLDRPLEKSCSLEILRFDNDDAQAVYWHSSAHILGEAMERFYGGCLCYGPPIENGFYYDMFLDGPQGVSSTEFEYLEALCKSVVKEKQPFERLEVSKETLLKMFKYNKFKCRILNEKVTTPTTTVYRCGPLIDLCRGPHVRHTGKIKALKIYKNSSTYWEGRSDMETLQRIYGISFPDSKMLKEWERFQEEARNRDHRKIGKEQELFFFHDLSPGSCFFLPRGAYLYNTLTDFIREEYCRRGFQEVASPNIYNSKLWETSGHWQHYSDNMFSFPVEQDVFALKPMNCPGHCLMFSHRPRSWRELPLRLADFGVLHRNELSGTLTGLTRVRRFQQDDAHIFCTMEQIESEMKGCLDFLRCVYDVFGFSFQLHLSTRPEKYLGDITVWNQAEKQLENSLNEFGEPWKLNPGDGAFYGPKIDIKIKDAIGRYHQCATIQLDFQLPIRFNLTFVGKDGDDKARPVIIHRAILGSVERMIAILTENYAGKWPLWLSPRQVMFVPVNPTCEEYAKRMCKQFVEAGFMADADLDSSCLLNKKIRNAQLAQYNFILVVGEKEKLTNSVNVRTRDNKVHGELSVSEVLARLTLLKESRCRNAEEEF
- the LOC118360646 gene encoding TM2 domain-containing protein 3; translation: MATVSQIWSFERRRCLKAHGIIILLFLDPCLHCVNGYLSSPHVGQEPPYSRDAQPVITSPVVPAPSSASPTDSDSYASKCPSGGQCNRLPADCINCSYHHNCSYGKPASFSCKAKRGVHCTVESGKQQTNFSLSITCQFCWQLDLSQYRCSNSTSCMTVACPRKRYNATCQVLDHVHCLGKRVFQKRLYCNWTGGYKWSTALALSITLGGFGADRFYLGQWREGLGKLFSFGGLGIWTLIDVLLIGAGYVGPADGSLYI